From the genome of Brevibacterium sp. JSBI002, one region includes:
- the upp gene encoding uracil phosphoribosyltransferase codes for MHLHVADHPLIAHKLTALRDVNTDSARFRQLTEELVMLLAYEATRSVAVEDKEISTPVTTTVGTRIAEPRPVVVPILRAGLGMLDGMLRILPTAEVGFLGMVRDETTFEPSAYADRLPDDLTGRQIFVVDPMLATGGTLAMAIDFLLARGARDVTAVCLVSAPEGVQRIERDYSDSAEVKVYTAALDEKLNEKGYIMPGLGDAGDRMYGIVD; via the coding sequence ATGCATCTTCACGTAGCCGACCACCCGCTCATCGCCCACAAACTCACCGCTCTGCGCGATGTGAATACGGATTCCGCTCGTTTCCGACAGCTCACCGAGGAGCTCGTCATGCTGCTCGCCTATGAGGCGACCCGCTCGGTGGCCGTCGAAGACAAGGAGATCTCGACTCCGGTGACGACGACCGTCGGCACCCGCATCGCCGAGCCCCGCCCCGTCGTGGTCCCGATCCTGCGCGCCGGGCTCGGCATGCTCGACGGAATGCTGCGCATCCTCCCCACCGCCGAGGTGGGCTTCCTCGGAATGGTCCGCGACGAGACCACTTTCGAACCCAGCGCCTATGCCGATCGCCTGCCCGATGACCTCACCGGCAGGCAGATCTTCGTCGTCGATCCGATGCTCGCCACCGGCGGCACCCTGGCCATGGCCATCGACTTCCTGCTCGCTCGCGGAGCTCGCGACGTCACCGCCGTGTGCCTCGTCTCCGCCCCCGAGGGCGTCCAGCGCATCGAACGCGACTACAGCGATTCCGCCGAGGTGAAGGTGTACACGGCTGCCCTCGATGAGAAGCTCAATGAGAAGGGCTACATCATGCCCGGACTCGGCGATGCCGGGGACCGGATGTACGGAATCGTCGACTGA
- a CDS encoding nucleoside deaminase gives MGHALAEAALAPAHDDVPVGAVVIDGAGEIIGRGHNRREIDADPLGHAELMAISAAASARGEWRLDGCTLVVTLEPCVMCAGALVGSRIDRVVFGAYDDKAGAVGSVWDLLRDRAALHHPEVTSGVRAEESRTLLREFFAAKR, from the coding sequence ATGGGTCATGCCCTCGCCGAGGCGGCCCTGGCGCCCGCTCATGACGACGTTCCCGTCGGGGCCGTGGTCATCGACGGTGCCGGTGAGATCATCGGGCGCGGTCACAATCGACGCGAGATCGATGCCGACCCGCTCGGCCACGCCGAACTCATGGCTATCTCAGCCGCCGCCTCGGCGAGGGGCGAATGGCGCTTGGACGGCTGCACCCTCGTCGTCACGCTGGAACCGTGCGTGATGTGCGCCGGAGCCCTCGTCGGCTCCCGCATCGACAGGGTCGTCTTCGGGGCCTATGACGACAAGGCCGGGGCGGTCGGCTCGGTCTGGGATCTGCTGCGCGACCGCGCCGCACTCCACCATCCGGAGGTCACCTCGGGCGTCCGGGCGGAGGAGAGCCGGACCCTGCTGAGGGAGTTCTTCGCGGCCAAACGCTGA
- a CDS encoding endonuclease/exonuclease/phosphatase family protein, giving the protein MNQAYPTPRRRHSPAKGITALIFGILYAAFLLLHNLLPTRMGIALILESALPWTGIFLALVLLMFLIRFSWLSAIGFLVPALVWAGMFGPALLPNEDSGDPDLTVATHNVGARMPQPTAAAQNIVDRDPDIVTIQELESLSGKIIHKELDSSFEHSQVVDTIGVWSKWPMSEPEEVDLGLQWPRAFATTISTDHGDIRFYAVHMPSVRPGHESMRNAALRRLATTVETDGAEHIVIAGDFNTATTDNNMETLVPPLEDTREEARGGFGFTWPSQFPVTRLDHVLYRGFDATSDEVLERGSSDHRAVLAGLDLK; this is encoded by the coding sequence ATGAACCAGGCATATCCCACACCGCGCAGAAGGCACAGCCCCGCGAAGGGCATCACCGCATTGATCTTCGGGATCCTCTATGCGGCATTCCTGCTTCTCCACAATCTGCTGCCGACGCGGATGGGCATCGCGCTCATCCTCGAATCGGCACTGCCGTGGACGGGAATCTTCCTCGCGCTCGTGCTGCTCATGTTCCTCATCCGCTTCTCGTGGCTCTCGGCCATCGGATTCCTCGTGCCTGCTCTCGTGTGGGCGGGAATGTTCGGACCCGCCCTGCTGCCGAATGAGGATTCCGGTGATCCGGACCTGACGGTGGCTACCCACAATGTGGGGGCGAGGATGCCGCAGCCCACCGCTGCCGCGCAGAACATCGTCGACCGCGATCCGGACATCGTCACGATCCAGGAACTCGAATCCCTGTCCGGCAAGATCATCCACAAGGAGCTCGACTCCTCGTTCGAGCATTCGCAGGTCGTCGACACCATCGGCGTGTGGTCGAAGTGGCCGATGTCGGAGCCCGAAGAGGTCGACTTGGGCCTGCAGTGGCCGCGCGCGTTCGCGACCACGATCTCGACCGATCACGGTGACATCCGCTTCTATGCGGTGCATATGCCTTCGGTGCGACCGGGCCACGAATCGATGCGCAATGCCGCTCTGCGCCGCTTGGCCACGACAGTGGAGACCGACGGTGCCGAGCATATCGTCATCGCCGGCGACTTCAACACGGCGACGACGGACAACAATATGGAGACCTTGGTGCCGCCGCTGGAGGATACCCGGGAAGAGGCCCGAGGCGGTTTCGGCTTCACCTGGCCCTCCCAGTTCCCCGTCACCCGGCTCGACCATGTCCTCTACCGTGGTTTCGACGCCACCTCCGACGAGGTGCTCGAACGCGGGTCGAGCGACCACCGCGCCGTCCTCGCCGGACTCGACCTCAAGTAG
- a CDS encoding winged helix-turn-helix transcriptional regulator: MVGDRTPAVRPRTSSLKQRTLPVISTSWSKAKDSYAESRTRLRPPPQCSGHSTCRSQVERSRLAEPTAHLRTRRCRPLAEGARGIIVYIGLDETKAAADGTNLSAIAAELQAYAKELASQAETQAVIALAPEGRGSDIDAVRAVANGSPAATGAPAATHGPVRSRIPNRIHPPALREEAAPAAPAPRGFGGRAGDAYTQTTGERLRIDIPRREVRIDGDLVDVTTKEFDLLATLVSHADETLPREDLITAVWSGGEVPDERTVDVHIRRLRRRLGEYASVVRTMRGSGYRYDTHPDVTVWSATARR, translated from the coding sequence GTGGTCGGTGATCGTACTCCCGCTGTCCGGCCTCGAACGAGTTCACTCAAGCAGCGGACTCTTCCAGTCATATCGACCTCATGGTCGAAAGCAAAGGACAGCTATGCCGAATCCAGAACCCGCCTACGTCCACCCCCGCAGTGCAGTGGCCACTCGACGTGCAGGAGCCAAGTTGAGCGCAGTCGACTCGCAGAACCCACCGCACACCTACGGACCCGCCGGTGTCGTCCCCTCGCCGAAGGCGCTCGCGGAATCATCGTCTACATCGGACTCGATGAGACAAAGGCCGCGGCCGACGGCACGAACCTCTCCGCGATCGCCGCTGAGCTGCAGGCCTACGCCAAGGAACTCGCCAGCCAGGCCGAGACCCAGGCCGTCATCGCACTGGCCCCGGAGGGCCGCGGCAGCGATATCGACGCCGTGCGAGCCGTGGCCAACGGCTCCCCCGCAGCCACCGGTGCACCGGCGGCGACCCACGGACCCGTGCGCTCGCGCATTCCCAACCGCATCCACCCGCCGGCTCTGCGCGAGGAGGCCGCTCCGGCGGCTCCCGCACCCCGCGGTTTCGGCGGACGGGCCGGTGACGCCTACACCCAGACCACCGGGGAACGTCTGCGCATCGACATCCCCCGCCGCGAGGTCCGCATCGACGGTGACCTCGTCGATGTCACGACGAAGGAATTCGACCTGCTCGCCACCCTCGTCTCCCACGCCGATGAGACCCTGCCCCGTGAGGACCTCATCACCGCGGTGTGGTCCGGCGGTGAGGTTCCCGACGAACGCACCGTGGACGTCCACATCCGCCGACTGCGGCGCCGCCTCGGCGAATATGCTTCCGTGGTGCGCACGATGAGGGGTTCGGGGTATCGCTACGACACCCACCCCGATGTGACGGTGTGGAGTGCGACTGCGCGTCGCTGA
- a CDS encoding LPXTG cell wall anchor domain-containing protein — protein MTTLRIASLRTALLLTVLTIASLIGLGPAMAAGPPVGLGEVPVHTAPNAYGPGIWHHAKQGKTWYGSYRTFPDTSAYCIDAGKKSPLPKYFKNAKADTVTSARTAWALHEYAGSTSKDVQAALSAMARLDKALPHDHKVPPQKPADLGKKFAAAAKKHSTILAEAKKFAGPYTLDISLEPVLRMPVLEPHAAPESAPSPDSWASDSKDGDRSADKDSPDKPKILGTPTDEATLTVSLTSASGAQVPDVPIALKTAGTTKAPTTLTTGKEPVSTTLQASAPGKLSVTASAKVAPQTVRVFEPTSGTRVQRVVTPDTPDSVTDKASLELSSQPKVTTEISDQTPTPGETVTDEFTVSGLIGDHTVTVEHTLWQTATAPRQGIKNDDAREIGSVTSKNVGNGTHTSDEITVPEDFRGWLYFTETIAGDKATKEWKGIHGQPRETGFVPWTPTADTEAVLEGTSTHDEVAVTGLRPGSEAVLTITAYHVETEPEQSKETAGTELSVQDFTVIADEEGHVEISTEPIDMPVGWVTYVTTIEGSDVNKAWTSDWGVPAETVHRPPEEMPSTPPAPPEEPSTPPAPPEQPEAPESPEKPETPPVEPVAENPETPASPAAPAPSGELPRTGTTGNGMLIGLGIVLVGLGSTILLISGSRRDKE, from the coding sequence ATGACTACTCTCAGAATCGCATCGCTGCGCACCGCGCTGCTCCTCACCGTCCTCACAATCGCTTCGCTCATCGGGCTGGGACCGGCCATGGCCGCGGGACCGCCGGTCGGCCTCGGCGAGGTTCCGGTGCACACCGCACCCAACGCCTACGGTCCGGGCATCTGGCACCATGCGAAACAGGGCAAGACCTGGTACGGCTCCTACCGGACCTTCCCTGACACCTCCGCCTACTGCATCGATGCGGGCAAGAAGTCTCCGCTGCCGAAGTACTTCAAGAATGCGAAGGCCGACACGGTCACCTCGGCTCGCACAGCGTGGGCACTGCACGAATATGCCGGCTCGACGTCGAAAGATGTGCAGGCCGCGTTGAGCGCGATGGCCCGACTCGACAAGGCACTCCCCCACGATCACAAGGTGCCGCCGCAGAAGCCGGCCGATCTGGGCAAGAAGTTCGCGGCAGCCGCGAAGAAGCACTCGACGATCCTCGCCGAGGCGAAGAAGTTCGCCGGGCCATACACCCTCGACATCAGCCTCGAACCGGTGCTGCGCATGCCCGTGCTCGAACCTCACGCCGCCCCGGAGTCCGCTCCTTCTCCTGATTCCTGGGCCTCCGACTCCAAGGACGGCGACCGCAGCGCCGACAAGGATAGCCCCGACAAACCGAAGATCCTCGGCACGCCCACCGACGAGGCGACGCTGACGGTCTCGCTGACCAGTGCATCGGGAGCCCAGGTCCCCGACGTTCCCATCGCGCTGAAGACTGCCGGCACGACGAAGGCACCGACGACCCTGACCACGGGGAAGGAACCCGTGTCCACAACGCTGCAGGCGAGCGCGCCCGGAAAACTGTCAGTGACCGCCTCGGCGAAGGTCGCTCCGCAGACCGTGCGAGTCTTCGAACCGACCTCCGGCACGCGGGTACAGCGAGTCGTCACCCCGGACACTCCCGATTCCGTCACGGACAAGGCGTCACTGGAGCTGAGTTCCCAGCCGAAGGTGACCACCGAGATCTCCGACCAGACACCGACACCGGGTGAGACGGTCACCGACGAATTCACCGTCTCCGGCCTCATCGGCGACCACACCGTCACCGTCGAACACACCCTGTGGCAGACCGCTACGGCACCGAGGCAGGGCATCAAGAACGATGACGCTCGCGAAATCGGATCCGTGACCTCGAAGAATGTCGGCAACGGCACCCACACATCCGACGAGATCACCGTGCCCGAGGACTTCCGCGGCTGGCTGTACTTCACCGAGACGATCGCCGGGGACAAGGCAACGAAGGAATGGAAGGGAATCCACGGCCAACCCCGTGAGACGGGGTTCGTCCCGTGGACTCCGACCGCCGACACCGAGGCAGTGCTCGAGGGAACATCGACCCACGACGAGGTGGCCGTGACCGGACTGCGGCCGGGTTCCGAAGCCGTCCTCACCATCACCGCCTACCACGTGGAGACCGAACCCGAGCAGTCGAAGGAGACCGCCGGCACGGAGTTGTCCGTGCAGGACTTCACCGTCATCGCCGACGAGGAGGGCCACGTCGAGATCAGCACGGAGCCGATCGACATGCCCGTCGGCTGGGTCACCTATGTGACGACGATCGAGGGCAGCGACGTCAATAAGGCGTGGACGAGCGACTGGGGCGTCCCGGCCGAAACCGTGCATCGTCCGCCCGAGGAGATGCCGTCCACTCCCCCGGCACCACCAGAGGAGCCAAGCACACCGCCGGCTCCGCCGGAACAGCCTGAGGCTCCCGAGTCCCCGGAGAAGCCCGAGACCCCTCCGGTCGAACCGGTCGCGGAAAATCCCGAGACCCCCGCATCTCCGGCGGCCCCGGCACCATCCGGTGAGCTGCCCCGCACCGGCACGACAGGCAACGGGATGCTCATCGGCCTGGGCATCGTCCTCGTCGGACTCGGCTCGACGATCCTGTTGATTTCCGGCAGCCGCCGCGACAAGGAGTGA
- a CDS encoding MarP family serine protease has translation MTIFDILLIVLGIGALFAGFRQGIITALGTAAGLIVGWILGRLLSPLVESLSAGTDVMDNQGVLMLLASMPLVLSVLFAFAGSGIGAWLKNNMDSDLGQGIDAVGGTVTAGIVYVLVIWLAAGFIRTTPLVEPNRWVADSAVIAAIDRTIPYSSQNALGGLARGLSASGFPQVFSGQPEQIRGVGEPDEGMVDVGRSVEDSVVKITTTATSCATGSEGSGFVYEDGLVATNAHVVAGSTELAVQVGGKGRPYRAEVVEFDAEADVAVLRVQGLDAPALDFGNGLGPGDDSVVVGFPANGPYTISPARVREKINARGLDIYDSQSVVREVYALRGIVREGNSGGPLIDADGNVVGMVFARSATDDETGYALTRPEIADELDAGAAERAPQPTGQCTN, from the coding sequence GTGACGATCTTCGACATTCTCCTCATCGTCCTCGGCATCGGGGCGCTCTTCGCCGGGTTCCGCCAGGGCATCATCACCGCCCTCGGAACCGCGGCGGGCCTCATCGTCGGTTGGATCCTCGGCCGACTGCTCTCTCCGCTCGTCGAATCGCTGAGTGCCGGCACTGATGTCATGGACAACCAAGGCGTGCTCATGCTCCTGGCCTCGATGCCGTTGGTCCTCAGCGTGCTCTTCGCCTTCGCCGGCAGCGGCATCGGGGCGTGGCTCAAGAACAATATGGACTCCGATCTCGGCCAGGGCATCGACGCCGTCGGCGGCACCGTCACCGCCGGAATCGTCTATGTCCTCGTCATCTGGCTCGCCGCCGGGTTCATCCGCACCACCCCGCTCGTCGAACCTAACCGCTGGGTCGCCGACTCCGCCGTCATCGCCGCGATCGACCGCACCATTCCCTACTCTTCCCAGAATGCGCTGGGCGGACTGGCGAGGGGACTGAGCGCTTCCGGGTTCCCCCAGGTGTTCTCCGGGCAGCCCGAACAGATCCGCGGAGTCGGAGAACCCGACGAAGGCATGGTCGACGTCGGACGCAGCGTCGAGGACTCGGTCGTGAAGATCACGACGACGGCCACCAGCTGCGCCACCGGCTCGGAAGGCTCCGGATTCGTGTACGAAGACGGACTCGTCGCCACCAACGCCCACGTCGTGGCCGGGTCGACGGAACTGGCCGTGCAGGTCGGGGGCAAGGGCAGGCCCTACCGCGCCGAGGTGGTCGAATTCGACGCCGAGGCCGACGTGGCCGTGCTCCGGGTCCAGGGACTCGATGCTCCCGCCCTCGACTTCGGCAACGGGCTCGGACCGGGCGACGACTCCGTCGTCGTCGGATTCCCCGCGAACGGTCCCTATACGATCTCACCGGCTCGCGTGCGGGAGAAGATCAACGCCCGCGGACTCGACATCTACGATTCGCAGTCGGTCGTCCGCGAGGTCTATGCCCTGCGCGGAATCGTCAGGGAAGGCAATTCGGGAGGCCCGCTCATCGACGCCGACGGAAACGTCGTCGGCATGGTCTTCGCCCGCTCCGCCACCGATGACGAAACCGGCTATGCCCTCACCCGACCCGAGATCGCCGACGAACTCGACGCCGGTGCCGCCGAACGCGCACCGCAGCCGACGGGGCAGTGCACGAATTGA
- a CDS encoding tRNA adenosine deaminase-associated protein produces MSYFTEILADSGDGFRALDVDVRDANDLDDLVDMMRSAAGDDGEAVAVIEHEDEWFGLVRLCRNNEVKVFLSDLAAAEASPFAEIFADFLDSRPDAYDAEPEEDFGAEEDEAAVDEEDDEDEVEMLEFDADAEWGGDADIYSDRGVPAATLIDQVESYRSDPARVVAHVGETVGFADQLEAAR; encoded by the coding sequence ATGTCGTACTTCACTGAGATCCTGGCCGATTCCGGCGATGGCTTCCGCGCCCTCGATGTCGACGTCCGTGACGCGAACGACCTCGACGACCTCGTCGATATGATGCGTTCGGCAGCCGGCGATGACGGAGAGGCCGTGGCCGTCATCGAACACGAAGACGAATGGTTCGGGCTCGTGCGCCTGTGCCGGAACAATGAGGTCAAGGTCTTCCTGTCCGACCTCGCCGCGGCAGAGGCGAGCCCGTTCGCGGAGATCTTCGCCGACTTCCTCGACTCCCGCCCCGACGCCTATGACGCCGAACCCGAAGAGGACTTCGGGGCCGAGGAGGATGAGGCCGCCGTCGACGAGGAGGACGACGAAGACGAGGTCGAAATGCTCGAGTTCGACGCCGATGCCGAATGGGGCGGAGACGCCGATATCTACTCTGACCGCGGAGTCCCCGCCGCCACCCTCATCGATCAGGTCGAAAGCTATCGGTCCGACCCGGCCCGCGTCGTCGCCCATGTCGGTGAGACCGTCGGCTTCGCCGATCAGCTCGAGGCCGCACGCTGA
- a CDS encoding NCS2 family permease: MADNDQAVQTASSRPGLLDKFFEITHRGSTIRQEIRGGIVAFVAMAYIVVLNPLILGGSQDVAGDSLDFAQLTAVTGLVAGVITILFGVVARLPFGLAAGLGMNSFLAVSVVQEVTWADAMGLVVINGVIIVVLGATGIRTAIFNAVPHALKIAITVGIGLFIAFIGFVNAGFVTRTPAGPPVQLGQDGSIGSLPTLVFVFALVLIGILVARRIPGGILIGIIVATIAAIIIQAFAKLGTVGDPVNPDPLGWNLSAPEFPKQVIALPDFGLIGAFDLVGGFQHIGVLAATMLVFTLVFTNFFDAMGSMTGLARSAGLQTEDGMFPRIRGAFIVEGLGAVFGGGASASSNTVFVDSAAGIAEGARTGLAACITGVLFLLSMFFSPLIAVIPMEAGAAALVVVGAMMVTQIREIDMTDFRTSLPVFLTMVTMPLTYSIANGIGVGFISWALIHAMSNRARQVHWLLWVVSAGFVLYFVRGPISAILGA; encoded by the coding sequence ATGGCTGACAACGACCAAGCGGTGCAGACCGCATCTTCGAGACCGGGGCTTCTCGACAAATTCTTCGAAATCACCCATCGAGGCTCGACGATCAGACAGGAGATCCGCGGAGGCATCGTCGCCTTCGTCGCGATGGCCTATATCGTCGTCCTCAACCCGCTCATCCTCGGCGGTTCCCAGGACGTCGCCGGTGACAGCCTCGACTTCGCCCAGCTGACCGCGGTCACCGGGCTCGTCGCCGGCGTCATCACGATCCTCTTCGGCGTCGTCGCCCGACTGCCCTTCGGCCTGGCCGCAGGCCTGGGCATGAACAGCTTCCTCGCTGTGTCCGTCGTTCAGGAGGTCACCTGGGCCGACGCGATGGGACTGGTGGTCATCAACGGCGTCATCATCGTCGTCCTCGGTGCCACGGGCATCCGCACCGCGATCTTCAACGCCGTCCCACATGCACTGAAGATCGCGATCACGGTGGGCATCGGACTCTTCATCGCCTTCATCGGCTTCGTCAACGCCGGGTTCGTCACGCGCACCCCCGCGGGCCCACCCGTCCAGCTGGGCCAGGACGGATCGATCGGCTCCCTGCCGACGCTGGTCTTCGTCTTCGCGCTCGTCCTCATCGGCATCCTCGTGGCGCGGAGGATTCCCGGCGGCATCCTCATCGGCATCATCGTGGCCACGATCGCCGCGATCATCATCCAGGCGTTCGCGAAGCTCGGCACCGTCGGAGACCCGGTCAATCCGGACCCGCTGGGCTGGAACCTCTCCGCTCCGGAATTCCCGAAACAGGTCATCGCCCTTCCCGACTTCGGTCTCATCGGCGCCTTCGACCTCGTCGGCGGCTTCCAGCACATCGGAGTCCTCGCGGCCACGATGCTCGTGTTCACCCTCGTGTTCACGAACTTCTTCGACGCCATGGGCTCGATGACCGGACTGGCCCGCAGCGCCGGACTGCAGACCGAGGACGGAATGTTCCCGCGCATCCGCGGAGCCTTCATCGTCGAAGGCCTCGGAGCGGTCTTCGGCGGCGGTGCCTCCGCATCGTCGAACACGGTCTTCGTCGACTCCGCAGCCGGAATCGCCGAAGGCGCACGCACGGGTCTGGCCGCCTGCATCACCGGTGTGCTGTTCCTGCTGTCGATGTTCTTCTCACCGCTCATCGCCGTCATCCCGATGGAAGCCGGAGCCGCGGCGCTCGTCGTCGTCGGCGCCATGATGGTCACGCAGATCCGTGAGATCGACATGACCGACTTCCGCACCTCGCTGCCGGTCTTCCTCACCATGGTGACGATGCCGCTGACCTATTCGATCGCCAACGGAATCGGCGTCGGATTCATCTCCTGGGCGCTCATCCACGCCATGAGCAACCGTGCCCGCCAGGTCCACTGGCTGCTGTGGGTCGTCTCGGCCGGATTCGTCCTGTACTTCGTTCGCGGCCCGATTTCGGCTATCTTGGGGGCATGA
- a CDS encoding PrsW family intramembrane metalloprotease, whose product MYAPPPAQARVYAQPRFAPTVTQEMRIRAGMQAPQQVVTDTPWTGAVRKTQPETEPDSTGNIVRLVAAILVLVGLVIGLALLALLGGLSFGVRLFGLIGLAAIPLLGIIAYVLWLDRWRPQPKLLLGICLLWGAVASVILTLGFSLVGEVALYMIGINGVPDVIGAVIQAPILEESTKTVLLLVIVLAARRYFEGPLDGLVYGSLIGAGFAFTENILYLGQSWNDGELPGLAVTFAMRCLGSPLLHTAFSTCAGVSIGLAARKWPWWSLILMWLPGLLLGMILHGFWNASMTFLGVLGQATRDVMGGMLPQIIGLIVLSAILSAAWVTLGIILRRSERMHTQNMLGDYANSGWLTHAEVDMLGTWKGRKNGRDWAKSFPGGKEEMKTMIRTSGKLSTTRMRVLAGIGGEQERKIERAELQQFADARERLLAASKQTAPQQSMR is encoded by the coding sequence ATGTACGCGCCCCCGCCTGCCCAGGCCCGCGTCTATGCTCAGCCGCGGTTTGCTCCGACGGTGACGCAGGAGATGCGTATCCGTGCAGGCATGCAGGCACCCCAGCAGGTCGTCACCGACACTCCCTGGACCGGCGCCGTGCGGAAAACACAACCGGAGACCGAACCCGACTCGACCGGAAACATCGTCCGGCTCGTCGCTGCAATCCTCGTTCTCGTAGGGCTTGTCATCGGATTGGCATTACTTGCCCTGCTCGGCGGACTGAGCTTCGGCGTCCGCCTCTTCGGTCTCATCGGACTCGCGGCGATCCCTCTTCTCGGCATCATCGCCTACGTCCTCTGGCTCGACCGCTGGAGACCGCAGCCGAAGCTCCTCCTGGGCATCTGTCTCCTCTGGGGTGCTGTCGCCTCGGTTATCCTCACCCTCGGCTTCTCACTCGTCGGTGAGGTCGCGCTCTATATGATCGGCATCAATGGTGTGCCCGACGTCATCGGTGCGGTGATTCAAGCTCCGATCCTCGAGGAATCGACGAAGACCGTCCTCCTCCTCGTCATCGTCCTTGCCGCTCGCCGCTATTTCGAAGGGCCCCTCGACGGGCTCGTCTACGGTTCACTCATCGGTGCGGGCTTCGCCTTCACAGAGAACATCCTCTACCTCGGCCAGTCGTGGAACGACGGCGAACTTCCGGGACTGGCAGTGACATTCGCCATGCGCTGCCTCGGATCGCCGCTGCTCCACACGGCGTTCTCAACCTGTGCCGGTGTATCCATCGGCCTTGCCGCCCGCAAATGGCCGTGGTGGTCACTCATCCTCATGTGGCTGCCCGGTCTCCTCCTCGGCATGATCCTGCACGGCTTCTGGAACGCCTCGATGACGTTCCTGGGTGTCCTCGGCCAAGCAACCCGCGACGTGATGGGCGGAATGCTCCCGCAGATCATCGGCCTCATCGTCCTCAGCGCCATCCTCTCCGCTGCTTGGGTCACTCTCGGGATCATCCTGCGCCGCAGCGAACGCATGCACACTCAGAACATGCTCGGCGACTATGCGAACTCCGGTTGGCTCACCCATGCCGAGGTCGACATGCTCGGCACCTGGAAGGGCCGGAAGAACGGACGCGACTGGGCGAAGTCGTTCCCCGGCGGCAAGGAGGAGATGAAGACCATGATCCGCACCTCCGGCAAACTGTCGACGACGCGGATGCGCGTGCTCGCCGGAATCGGCGGAGAACAGGAACGCAAGATCGAACGGGCCGAACTCCAGCAGTTCGCCGACGCTCGCGAACGTCTGCTCGCGGCCTCCAAACAGACCGCTCCCCAACAGTCGATGCGGTAA